In the Arachis ipaensis cultivar K30076 chromosome B04, Araip1.1, whole genome shotgun sequence genome, AAGGTTTAAGATTTATAAATTAGAATTTAGAATGTatgatttaagatttagggtGTACGGTGTAAGATCTAGCGTTGAATACTTATAAATAAATGTTTACAGTTTAGGCTATatgtgtttagtatttaaagtattaattaaaatctttttttttttttgaaataattgttGAAACTTATTAAAAATACAGTTAGAATATAAttacttaataataaaaattttaattagtagcatatactttgaaaaagatattaaatTATTCATGTATGTTAATGCATAtacataatttaatttatttatatatataaataattgaatatatatttatatatagatatataattatatatacatattaaaataAGTAGTTATTAATAAATGTTTGGGAgttaagtttaattttttatgtgtgaataaaagaaattaattcaTGGAAAAAGAGAATTTggattctaaaccctaaaccctaaaccctaaaccgcattcaatcgattgaaaattctaaacaatcgattgaattgtaaGAAACACATATTTTtagtcatcgttcaatcgattgggtaatatgaccaatcgattgatttttgcaAAAACCATGCTGCCCAACAATTTTCAATTGATTGTTTAGTGGTAaactgtaatccaatcgattgagttataattcaatcgattggttggaTAGTCCAATCggttggttttcaaggaaacacgatTTTATGATTCCTCACGAACGTGACGGATCAAATTTAATCTTTTAATCGATtgaagcattcaatcgattgaaaattctaaacaatcgattgaattgtaaGAAACACACATTTTtagtcatcgttcaatcgattgggtaatatgaccaatcgattgatttttgcaAAAACCATGCTGCCCAACAATTTTCAATTGATTATTTAGTGGTAaactgtaatccaatcgattgagttataattcaatcgattggttggaTAGTCCAATCggttggttttcaaggaaacacgatTTTATGATTCCTCACGAACATGACGGATCAAATTTAatcttttaatcgattggaatagcaaaaaaatttattaagatcaatggaagatctaattcgttattgtttttgttcttgattgttaataaacatgatagatttatgataaaataattatttataaaataaaaaatcgtttttataattaaataaaatatatagggttaatttgtaattaaatttaaaaaaagactatttagcagttatcaaaaaaaacttaaaaaatatgttttgttatgggaccatttaatggtccaaagaTTTTGGGACCACTGAATCCGGTGCCATAAAAATATTGGAATTAATAGGTTAGtccacaatcaaattcaaaatttatttttactttttcgaaGTAGTTTAAACCAAAAATACAACTACAACCAGCCCAATATCATTTTCAATAATTAGTCATAATAAACACAATTAACCAATTTATTCTATATATCACCGTCACGTGATATTGATGTCAACATATGAAGTATGTTAGTCACAATTTTTTTGACAACATAAATATATAGGTGTAGAAAGAATCTTCCTTCTACACCATAGAACTCACCTTTAAAAGATTCTAACTATCTAAATTATTGATTGGGATCATCACTCAATGTAATAAAAGTTTTTCTATATTGTGGCTTAGCTATTGATCTAATTCCCAAATAGAATTGTGGACTATATGGTTCTAGATCAGGTAATTTGGTAGCAACTTGATGTAATTTTCTATGGAGTAAGGATATCTTCCTTAATTGCAGCTTTTGACTCCACACCAACTAAAATCCGATCAAGTGAGTCCGGTAATCTAGATGCTATTCCAACTCGTTTCTCAACCTTTTGCTAGAagtctttcttcttttctctctagTAGGACTATGAACAATGGTATAATTAGCAATGTCTTCttcaataaatttatttatataattaatgtCACCTTCACTCTCGAAATCCTCATTGTTCTGATTATTAAATTTTTCCGGATTTGAATCTTTCGATGGCGCCCAAGCACCATAACCAATAGCTACGATGTTCTTAAAACACTGTTTAAACCTATATAAAGATTTAGGACCTTCATTCTTAAATTTAGCGAATTCTAAATTTAATCTGTTTAAAATATGcaaaagaataaatataaaaagaatcTAATAATTAAAgtttaaagataaaattaactTATGTATTATTTTATAATGAAAAATTGACATACTTTAATTTCATCAGTCCCCCAAAATTCAGAAGTTAACACTGTTTTTTTCTCATGATCCCAATTAAGACTAGTCTCTTGTCCAACTAATTTAGCCCATAATTGAAAATAAGATTTAAGAGCATCCCATCTATTTTTTAGTTGTCTATGCATATATAGGAGTCatgttttctaaattttttttgtagattttttcatctaatttttttaaaatgtttattAGGTCTATTATCATCTTATATCTCTTCTACACAAATAGtcaaaaatatttcaatattTTAATCATTCCATTTTGCTTTTATAGTTTTTATTTCTCCTTCATTTGTTGCATCCTCGTTTTTAATATTCACTTGACTTCTTCTTGAATTTAGTTTTGGAGttatattataaattataataaattatatcaaattttataatatataacgTTAATAAAACCAAACAATAATAGTGAATATAATAAtacactaaataaaaataaagtaatataataaaaaaccaaataataataacataaaGTAAATAATAATAACGTAAGTGATAACAAATTAATAATAacgaaatgataaaaaaaataaaataaaaagctaATATGAAGACagaaacaatataaaaataataggaaaaaataacaaaaaataaaagaaagcaaataataataacataaaGTAATATGAAAATGGAAATAACATGAATTACATGataagaaagcaaataataataacaatacgaAGAAGAAAtggtaaaagaaataaaagaaaacaaattgaAGACGAAAATAATATgcaaagaaagcaaataataataacaatataaaGAAGAAAGGGTAAAAGAAAAAACCTAATGACTTGTTGAATGCGTAAAAGAATAATATCAAGAAATAATattcattcaattttatttttttaatttttctagtgcttttacttttaataattaaaaatttgctaaatacactaaaaaataaaaaaatatattttttcattaaaaaaaatattttttatcaaaataatggcacCCAAAAAACAAGCACTTATTAATTTAAAGTTTAAACAATAAAGACACTAATCTCAACGTTGAAAGTTCCCACAGTGTGCCAACTAGCGTTGAGGCGGTTGATGTCTGGGTCCCATGCGTTCGTGCATGCGTCCTTACGTGCCATAATGTCCGAAGAACTAATAAATATCAACAAACGGTGCAAAAAAGAgagaaatgtgaaaaaaaaaaaagggataagGTCAAAAGTGTTGTGCATGACTTTCATTTATAGTTTTTCTCTggacttatctcgtttacactgtaaacgagataagtatggacatatctcgtttacacagtAAACGAGATAATATAAGGCTCATATCATATCACGTTTGTAAAGATAAGACGTTACCACGTGTTCATGTCTTATCTCATTTACAATATAAACAAAATATAACTatacttatctcgtttatacaataaaaaagttaaatcacttaataaaaatttgtaaatatttttaaattaacgtatatttttaattaaaatatttattttatttatatataaaaaaaatcgcCCTACAATGCATCAAAATTAGAAAAACTACCTGCAATCTCATTAAAACACATTGGTGCATGCGCTCTCTTCCCCACTCCTTGGTTCCATGTGATTTCCTCCTTCTCTTCTCTTGATGTCCTAAACATTTTGTCATTTGGTGGAGAATCCTATTCATATCATCAGAGTTTATCtatcttatattttaaaaaataagttaagTNNNNNNNNNNNNNNNNNNNNNNNNNNNNNNNNNNNNNNNNNNNNNNNNNNNNNNNNNNNNNNNNNNNNNNNNNNNNNNNNNNNNNNNNNNNNNNNNNNNNNNNNAAGCCTCTAAGCCTCTATTCGCCCCTATGTCTGTCCCTGCGGATAGATTGGCCAAAATATGTGTTGTATCTCCGTGCTTTCTTGGTGATGGAAGACCTCTTGGTGTACATCGTTTGTTTTAATTAGGAACaatctttgagtttttgtgtttaatTTATTGCCCATTAAAGAAAAGATGATTTATATGTGTGTTGTGTAAGTAACTTAGGCTGCGTTTGTAAAGGAGAAACTAGAAACGGAAGGTATGAGATAGAGAGATAGATATTTAGTCTTTATATTATATTTGGTGTAAAATATATTAACTgagttatattttattattatgtttagTTTAAGATAAATATNNNNNNNNNNNNNNNNNNNNNNNNNNNNNNNNNNNNNNNNNNNNNNNNNNNNNNNNNNNNNNNNNNNNNNNNNNNNNNNNNNNNNNNNNNNNNNNNNNNNNNNNNNNNNNNNNNNNNNNNCTCTTGACTACGAAACACAATATTAAatcttattcttttaattttattcttaaaaacaACCACTACCTTAATGTGTACTAAAGAGCATATGAAAGTAGGATTATGaatttttctttactctttttCTAATATCATTTGTTACATTAcaagtataataataataattaaaaaaagctAAATATACTATGATCGAAATTCCTGATTTAATTTCTATGTGGTATACTAGCTAGTTACTAGCTCATGGAATGAAGCTCCAATTCTTGACCTGTCCATCTCCGCATTCGTTTTGATGCTTCTTCAACCTGAGAAACACATATAGAGAGggtattaactaattaattaattaattagttacttgAACTCGTATGATTTTTCCCCTTCCATTTGAATGTCACAAAATTTTAACTTTGGTTGTTAATTGTACCTCTCTATTCCAATTGGTAGTATAGATAATATACAGCAAGATCATTGTCTGTAATATTGTCCCACATATCATTCCAATCCAGATACCCTACAATTTCCGTATGCGATGAAGAGTAATGTTAGAATCCATGATAATAAGAAATTTGCCTATTTATAGATTAAAGATATATACAACTTAATCATAACGACGAAATCAACCTAATATGAAACTAATAAACATAAAATCAATAGATATATACTTAGATACTATATTcgtctatttcaagaattattttgtgCTTAAAGTGGAGGAAGTAGTTATCATAATTGGGTAGTTAAAAGGGTTCTTTACCTCCACTCTTAAGCCCATCTTGTAACCAAGAAGAAATCCAAGAGGGAGTCCAACAATGTAGTAACAAAAAAGGTTGATGTAAGCTACCAATGCTTGCCAACCTCCTCCAACAGCTACACCTGCATCATCAACACTTTAACCATTACATTTAAATTTAGAGAAACTCTTAGGACAGCaacttttagtattttttatcattatttaaccagcataaatattaaattatttttaacaaataaatttttgttaatttatgtgtgtaaattttaaaaaatataggtGCAAGCTGTATTGATTTATGTGTGCAAAACTCTTGATAAATATAGATGCAAATTATGGATTTTTTTGCGTGCAAAATATCTATAGATATAGGTACAAATTATTGCTAGTCAAATGTTAgcaaaaaatgataatatttgctAGTAACGAGCATTGCTCTTAAATTTGTATTTAGACACATTCTTTTCAACATGTATACTAAAAATCAGCTATCTATACATATtgaaatacacattgaaaatgagTTAAACAATACATGTATTTGTAACTGATTATTGGGATGATCTTTGGATCTAACCTGATATAACTGGTTGAACACTATTGAGTATCATGGTAATGCCAAGAAGTGATGCTAACTTAGAAACTGCCCTTTGCATTTCTACACTCTCAGTGAAAATGACAGCAATATGATCTTTTGCAACCATAATAATGACAGCAGAAAGTATTCCAAAGATGAGGGACTGAGTAACTGTCACAATCACTGAATACTTTGCTGCTTTCGGGTGCCCTGATCCAAGCTCATTGGAAACCCTCACACTgagaggaggagaaaaaaaaaagaaagaaaatttttCATTAGTTGTAAGAAAACACAAAAATCCTTTACACTGAGATGAGAAACTAGGATAGACAAGTCTTACCTAATAGCTGCATTGATCCCTATGAATAGCATGCCTTCCCAACCATCTATATTCATGCTGAACAGGAAAAGAAAGAAGCTAATATcaaattaataattcaagaaaaaaaaaaccaggaagCTTTTCTGGTGTATCTGTTttaaaacttagaaatttatctTATTAAGTGCATTTGCTTGTGCCTTTTATACAAAAGGggattactattttatttttataacaaAATGGTGTTTTGAAGTTTATGTGATGGCTTAGATATGGTTATAACAtccaaataaaataagataattttttttagaaaaaaaaagtacGAACACGGGACACGGATATAGACACGACACGTGTGTCGAATATGTGTCGTATTCGAAATGTGTCTAATACAGAAATATGGTAACTCAATGAAGTGTCCGTACTTCATAGTTTTCAGAATCCGACTGAATCACTCATTTTTACCGAGTTAACCGAAACCAATCACCATATCGATTCGGTTTAGATAAAAaatcaattaataaataaaaaaaattggtcaAAAAATTAATTAACCAATTAAACTGTACActaatatgtatgtatatatacacTATTATATTGAGACTCACACCTCATTCAAGTACACATCAACCGTTATATATGTTAGTTCAGAATACAATGATGACTATATTTTTCAAGAAACAAAATTTGTCTTACCATATTGAAAGTGAGCCAACAGCAATAACTGGGTTCTCAAGGTGTCCAGTGAGAACAATCAAAGTCATGAAATACCAAATCTCAAGGCAAAGCATGATAGCTGAAGCAAAAGACAACTTGGTAAAATTCCAAAGATCCTTAAATGCTAACCATGACAAACCCTTCCACCCTTCAGTGCACCAATTAACAACATAAACCAATTGTGACAAAGAAATTCCCCAAGCAGTTATATTATATGCTGCAGCAGCACCTGCTGTTCCCCAACCAAGCAACTTGATGAAAAGTGCAAGAATGCCAATGTGGACAATGAGGGATACAAAACCAAGCCATGCTAGAATTGCAACTCTACTTTGTGCTTGCAAGAACTTTTGTGTGGTGAAATTGATGGCCAAGGAGAACATCTGAGGGATGCTTTGGATTGTGAATGTTCCAGCAAGCTCAGCAATTTCATGATCTTGACCAAGGAGTATTAGGATTGGTTCAGAATAAATGTAAATTGGTAAGAGCAATATGCATGCACCAAATAAGATTATCCAAGATCTTTGCATATATATTCCAAGCATTTCTACTTGTCCAGCACCATATGCTTGACCACATAGAGTCTCTAGTGCACTAGCCATACCTAGCTGCAAAATTTGTGTAACAACTTAACaactctttattttctttcattttttttattttttttgtagaaCTTAAGCAAGAATTATAATTACCCATGTATTTTCTGTGTTTTGAAAAGTGAAAATAGGATGttgaaatagattttttttttatctatactTATATACAAATTGAAATAGGATGTTGAAATATTCATAGGTACCTATATATCATTTTTAACTATATTTAGAAAATTTTTACTTTGATTTTTCCTATGCAAATGAAAATGTCACAATAATCAAGTAGATATTTAGAATGAATATGCTAATTTTAGAGCCCTTACCAAGAATCCAAATGATAAATTTGAGATGACAGAGAGGGAGATAGCAACTGCAGAAAGCTCCAAATTACCAAGATGGCCAACAAATATATTTGTGAAGGAATTAACAGCATAATTGCATAGTATATTGAAAGCAATAGGTCCTGCAATGGCCCAAAGCTTAATAGACTCCAAAATAAACACATGAATAAAATCTTTTAATCCATTTATTCCATGTTCATAGTCACCTAAATTTATCTCCACTAATCCATCAGGTGCATGATGAAGCTCTGCAGCttccaaagaagaagaaacaacaaACAATGGTGTCTCACCCTTTGTTATATTAACACCATCCTTAGAGGATAATTCACCAGAGGATGAGCCATTATTGCTCTCCTCTGAATAACTCTTCATCATTTGTTTTAGTACCTATTTTTCTTGAATGTAGCAGTTGTGCACACACATTCACACAAAATCATGTACTCTAGAACTTGATTATTTTCATTTGTTTCTATGAACAAACTTGAATCTAATTTTTGTTTGGTGAAAAGGTAGCTATAATTTAGGTGTGGCCTTAGGGGTGAATGAATTTAGGACCAAGAAAACGGTGAAGGAGTTTCATCCATTGTTCAAGAATCAACGTTGAGAATCATATCTTAGTGTATTTTCATTGGCCAAAGATAGAATAACATTGCGCAAAATCAGTGTAACATTTATTATGTTTTTACGGTTAAAGATTACTCCAACATTCTTGCATCTAATAGATTATGGCCCCTATATAAGTTCATACTAATATCTAATTAGGTAGAGCTTAATCTTTTGGatattttattagttaaaaatttaaCACCTTTCCAAATATCTTAAAAACTTAAGTTAGTAAATAACAACAATTACTTATATTTATTCGTACTTTATACACGGAGTTTACATAAAATTCTTCAGTGGTAGATAATTAACTCTCCTagtgtcaccaaaaaaaaaaaaaaattaactctccTAGTAAgtaataaattaaatttgaatGCCGTTGTTTTACAATTAGGGTGTTTATAGATTGGATCGTATTcgcctatgaagcacggacactttacTGAGTTGCACATTTCGGATACGACACTGACTggcactcgtccgacacgcgtgtctgctgtatCCAAACCGTAACCGTgtctcaataaaaataaaaattcttctCTGGACACACTTGAacacacctaaatatcatcacgtgtTAGCGTGTCcggtcttattcttaatatatattcttaaaataaatttagatatagtatatattattatttattaaaataaaaaatattttaaatacttgatataattaaaataagatattaaaaataatttaaaaaattaatttatattttaatatcaataaaatattaaaatatcattacggtttatctaaaaaatactttatattttatatgtatgtgtgtcccgtgtcatgtaagattttaaaattcgcatgTCGGCGTGTCCCATATCGTGTCATGTCCCGTGCCtgtgtcagtgtccgtgcatcatagatATTCGCAGATCTgcggtaaatatccgcatccgatccaaAAATTGCGGATATGATCCGATCTGCATCCTTTAAGGATCGGATCGCAGATATCTGTTGTGCATCCGTGTATCCAATCTACATATTCGcacattaataattaaaaaaatatatatatatatgtttggtattatatttacttgtttgtatgttttagttagtaattattattcgtatattgtattattttatttttattatttaaaaaaaattaattaaaaatattttaagaataaataagTTTTANNNNNNNNNNNNNNNNNNNNNNNNNNNNNNNNNNNNNNNNNNNNNNNNNNNNNNNNNNNNNNNNNNNNNNNNNNNNNNNNNNNNNNNNNNNNNNNNNNNNNNNNNNNNNNNNNNNNNNNNNNNNNNNNNNNNNNNNNNNNCTCTCCATTATTATTGATAAATATTATCTTATTTCTTAATTTTTGGTATAATACaattaaatattatttgttttgcttaatttttatttatttattacgttactattgaaatataaattaatCCTTATACTTTAATAGCTTTTGTTCAGATCAATAGGAGTAAATCCTCCAATATCCATCTATCGAAAACCACAACTAATAAGTCGCACAAAAGATTAGTCCCTCAATTTACCCTCTAAAATTTGAATTGTcctatttaatttttaaactttGCGAGTGTGACTCATGTTAGTTCTGAAGTAATTTCTGACGCACAAACATTAGACATTAAGGCGGTGTTTGGTTGATGTTTATGTCCCATTGAGACATGGACAGACATGGACACGGTAACACATATCTACTATTTGGTTTGGTGAGACatagatttttaaaagatacGGAAAGACACGAAAATATTAAATTTGTGTACCTCCAATTAAAAGTGTCCGCggatcgaatcggatcggatatggccgaaaatttgatccgatccgcacaattttcatcggatcggatcggatatgatatctgCACTTTTTAGtgtcggatcggatatcggatatgtCCGTGTAattaaaccttctctttttaatcatatttctatgtaaaaaaattcgataaaaatatttttttcatacttttaaacttatttatttctaaaatatttttaatcaaaaattttttattttttttaagaaaaattatatatttaatatttgaattataatttaagatgatattagtattagaagaaaTAAAAATGCAATGGTGATGATATGCAATGTTTGGAATAATGGGTATACAGTGATGGAGGTAAATTTTGTGGTTGAATGAAGGGTAATTCAGTCTTTTTTAAAAATACGtgtcttgttccttatttttacCAAATACAATACATAGACACAAATATTTTATGTCCATATCTTTAGTGTCTGTGTCTTTATGTTTATATCTCATCATATACACAACCAAACGGAGCCTAAAAAAACGCTGACGTGGACAACCGGATGCTATCTACTCTGTAAAACGTCGTTTTGCCGTGATATTAATTGAAACTTTTCGTCTCAAAACAAGTGATTTCTCATCGTTTTTTTCGCTATTGGAGCTAGGACCGCACATgcatcggataatatccgcatatccgcggtaattatccgcatccgatccaaattttgtggatattatccgatccgcagagccatcggatccgatccgcattatggtaggatcggattgcggatttggcagtgatatccgcggatccgatccgcaaatccgcatatccgcacatcacatataaatagcatagtttaaaaaaggtttaattactctgttggtccctatagtttcgcaaaattttcaattaggtccctatacttttttttcttttaattgagtccttgcactaatttttttttaattgggtccatacacttttttttccttttatttagatccctgtaccaattctttttttttagttgagtccctataaaattaagtcaattactactaaaagagacttaattgaaaaaaaaaattggtgtaaagacccaattaaaaagaaaaaaaatataaggacctaattgaaaattttacgaaactatagggactaacagagtaattaaacctttaaaaaaataaacctaaatatgatatgaattttagtgtgttattttataaattttatgatatcttgttttttatcttttatgttgtacttcgacttagaataattaaacttaaattttgtgttattattttttttttattattcaagagaacttttattgataatattttagaattaaatatgtttaaacaggtgaaaaataaatttctttttgtaaaaatagccaaatggaatttgaaaacattttttttaattatgcggatatacccgatatccgatccgatgcGATCCACTCCGATGAGTGCCGTGCGGATCAGATAGAATTTTAGGCTATATCCGATCCTATCCGTGTGCAGCCCTAATTGGAGCGCAATAACAAAAattgcataataataataataataataatgagaaagagagagagaagttcATTCTTACTCTCTAATTACGGGAAAAGGGACTTATGTATACAAGAAAATATTCAATATCCACCGAGATATATACACGAAAATGTAAATGTACGGAGACAGGTTTACAAAACCAACATGCATATTTTTTCCCCAAAAATAAAACaccaaagagaaaataaataaatacttatGAATTCTTAAACACAAAAAGCAGCCATCACTTAAACATTTACCTTGGAATCTTGAGCATTGCTTCATTCTTTCActacctaataataataatatgcaaCTTCCATACCTAAAGGAATTGCTTTTAATTCTTTCTGAACCTCATTTTTCTCATGATGGCCTActaactaaagtaatgtcttctgTCAAAGCATGGTAAATTGAAATTGAATCTGTATCTACCATCACCTAGCCATGAACTCGTCTATCTTCCTCGGATTTAGCAagttttgatctttaaaattgaaacaattaattcCCGTGTGCGTCTCATCAAAATATCATTtcctgtaacatggaagaatatGATCATTTCGCACCAAATCATAACTGGTTGATGACAAAAGTATACCCTCTTCGTTTCACAATACCTGAGGTACATTTGTAAATTAATGTGTTCGGATACAAAATATCTAAATACAATTTGTACCCAAATTTCCAAAGTGCCATTTTGTGGAAGAGTAATGTTAGGTAACTAACCTTTTTTGGCCAATATtagccaaattttttaaaatattttacttaTCTTCAATTCGAGACACTAAATCATAAATCTTTAACCCTGCATCCTAAATtataaatcctaaattctaaaattGGCTAGTATTAGCTAACTAAAAGTTGGTTCAATATACTTTTTCTTTGTAGAAAGGAGGGATAACTATTTTACGATCAACACAACAAACAATAGCAACTAGTTGGAAATATCATAAAGAGTGTTGCGGAACtacttcatttcttcattctTTGAAACCATATATTTTGTAAGACAAAACTATTAAGTAGCGTTTGGAAGAGAGACAGAGTGagattgagactgagagacagagactataataaatttcagtattatgtttggtgtaaagtgggaGATAGAGACTTAAATAAGAATGAAACTCCAATTTAATGTGCACAAAGGGTAaagttgaaattaattaattgaaataagggtattttaggtataaaatgctATTAAAGTTTCGGTCTCCGTCCCCAAAAGTTTCAGTTTCCTGTATCCTCACTTtttagaggtactgaaatactgaaattttgaagACGGAGagagaaattttagtaccaggcCAACAAATATGATACTGAGTCCCAGTCTCCAttccagtacctcaaaacaatcGCTACCTTAAAGAGCACTTAGCATGATTATTGCATTTGTGGGAAATCAGCCTGGAAACATTCCTTGTCATGAACATATGAAATTGACACAAAAAACTAACCTGATCGCATATCGGGCAGGAGTCACTTCTTTCCATCCACTCAAGAATGCAAGACAGGTGAAAGTGGTGCTCGC is a window encoding:
- the LOC107637149 gene encoding protein DETOXIFICATION 34-like, with the translated sequence MMKSYSEESNNGSSSGELSSKDGVNITKGETPLFVVSSSLEAAELHHAPDGLVEINLGDYEHGINGLKDFIHVFILESIKLWAIAGPIAFNILCNYAVNSFTNIFVGHLGNLELSAVAISLSVISNLSFGFLLGMASALETLCGQAYGAGQVEMLGIYMQRSWIILFGACILLLPIYIYSEPILILLGQDHEIAELAGTFTIQSIPQMFSLAINFTTQKFLQAQSRVAILAWLGFVSLIVHIGILALFIKLLGWGTAGAAAAYNITAWGISLSQLVYVVNWCTEGWKGLSWLAFKDLWNFTKLSFASAIMLCLEIWYFMTLIVLTGHLENPVIAVGSLSICMNIDGWEGMLFIGINAAISVRVSNELGSGHPKAAKYSVIVTVTQSLIFGILSAVIIMVAKDHIAVIFTESVEMQRAVSKLASLLGITMILNSVQPVISGVAVGGGWQALVAYINLFCYYIVGLPLGFLLGYKMGLRVEGIWIGMICGTILQTMILLYIIYTTNWNREVEEASKRMRRWTGQELELHSMS